A genomic window from Populus nigra chromosome 7, ddPopNigr1.1, whole genome shotgun sequence includes:
- the LOC133699340 gene encoding serine/threonine-protein kinase STY46-like isoform X1, producing the protein MMQQKLEVYNEILRRLQESNYEEANLPGFDDQLWTHFSSLPTRYALDVNVERAEDVLTHKRLLRLAHDPANRPAIEIRLVQVFLGFEGYMHEITFSTDDKPKLLSQLTSLVADIGLNIQEAHAFSTVDGYSLDVFVVDGWPYEETEQLRDALAKEVSKIEDREQFRIKYDTNHVAIPNDGTDVWEIDPKYLKFENKVASGSYGDLYKGTYCSQEVAIKILKPERLNSDLQKEFAQEVYIMRKVRHKNVVQFIGACTKPPSLCIVTEFMHGGSVYDYLHKQGGVFKLPNLLKVAIDVSKGMDYLHQNNIIHRDLKAANLLLDENEVVKVADFGVARVKAQTGIMTAETGTYRWMAPEVIEHKPYDHKADVFSFGIVLWELLTGKIPYEYLTPLQAAVGVVQKGLRPTIPKNTQPKLAELLEKCWQQDPALRPDFSEIIEILQQIAKEQFGDSGELRKEKSSGRFLSVLRRK; encoded by the exons ATGATGCAGCAGAAACTTGAGGTTTATAATGAGATTCTTCGTCGACTTCAAGAATCTAATTACGAAGAAGCTAATCTACCTGGTTTTGATGATCAACTCTGGACTCACTTCAGTAGCCTCCCTACCAg ATATGCGTTAGATGTGAATGTGGAGAGAGCAGAAGATGTGTTAACGCATAAGAGATTGCTGCGTTTGGCTCACGATCCTGCTAATCGACCGGCGATTGAAATTCGCCTTGTTCAG GtgtttttaggttttgaagGATACATGCATGAAATTACCTTTTCAACTGATGACAAGCCAAAACTCCTGAGTCAG CTGACTTCCTTAGTTGCTGACATTGGGTTGAACATCCAAGAAGCGCACGCATTTTCGACAGTTGATGGCTACTCCTTAGATGTATTTGTTGTTGATGGTTGGCCATATGAG GAAACGGAGCAGCTCAGAGATGCGTTGGCAAAGGAAGTTTCCAAGATTGAG GATCGCGAGCAATTTAGGATCAAATACGATACTAATCATGTTGCAATACCCAATGACGGGACTGATGTGTGGGAAATTGATCctaaatatttgaagtttgagAACAAAGTTGCCTCTGGATCCTATGGTGATCT GTACAAAGGTACATACTGTAGTCAGGAAGTGGCTATCAAAATTCTCAAGCCTGAGCGATTAAATTCAGACTTGCAGAAAGAATTCGCCCAAGAAGTTTACATAATGAG GAAAGTTCGACATAAGAATGTCGTACAATTTATCGGTGCATGCACCAAGCCTCCAAGTTTGTGCATTGTAACAG AATTCATGCACGGAGGAAGTGTCTATGACTACCTACACAAGCAGGGGGGTGTTTTTAAGCTGCCAAATTTACTTAAAGTAGCAATAGATGTTTCTAAAGGAATGGATTACTTGcaccaaaataatataattcataGGGATTTGAAGGCTGCAAATCTTCTCTTGGATGAAAATGAA GTAGTCAAGGTTGCTGATTTTGGTGTTGCCAGAGTGAAAGCTCAGACTGGAATCATGACTGCGGAAACTGGGACCTATAGATGGATGGCTCCCGAG GTCATTGAGCACAAGCCGTATGACCATAAGGCTGACGTATTTAGTTTTGGGATCGTGTTATGGGAGTTGTTAACTGGAAAG ATTCCATATGAATACTTAACCCCTTTACAAGCAGCTGTTGGAGTGGTTCAAAAG GGTCTACGGCCTACCATACCCAAGAATACTCAACCAAAGCTTGCCGAACTGCTAGAAAAATGCTGGCAACAGGATCCAGCTCTAAGGCCTGACTTCTCAGAGATTATTGAGATCCTGCAACAAATAGCAAAAGAG CAGTTTGGGGATTCTGGTGAATTGCGCAAGGAGAAATCGTCTGGCCGATTTCTATCTGTGCTCAGGAGGAAGTAA
- the LOC133699340 gene encoding serine/threonine-protein kinase STY46-like isoform X2 — MMQQKLEVYNEILRRLQESNYEEANLPGFDDQLWTHFSSLPTRYALDVNVERAEDVLTHKRLLRLAHDPANRPAIEIRLVQVFLGFEGYMHEITFSTDDKPKLLSQLTSLVADIGLNIQEAHAFSTVDGYSLDVFVVDGWPYEETEQLRDALAKEVSKIEDREQFRIKYDTNHVAIPNDGTDVWEIDPKYLKFENKVASGSYGDLYKGTYCSQEVAIKILKPERLNSDLQKEFAQEVYIMRKVRHKNVVQFIGACTKPPSLCIVTEFMHGGSVYDYLHKQGGVFKLPNLLKVAIDVSKGMDYLHQNNIIHRDLKAANLLLDENEVVKVADFGVARVKAQTGIMTAETGTYRWMAPEVIEHKPYDHKADVFSFGIVLWELLTGKIPYEYLTPLQAAVGVVQKGLRPTIPKNTQPKLAELLEKCWQQDPALRPDFSEIIEILQQIAKEFGDSGELRKEKSSGRFLSVLRRK, encoded by the exons ATGATGCAGCAGAAACTTGAGGTTTATAATGAGATTCTTCGTCGACTTCAAGAATCTAATTACGAAGAAGCTAATCTACCTGGTTTTGATGATCAACTCTGGACTCACTTCAGTAGCCTCCCTACCAg ATATGCGTTAGATGTGAATGTGGAGAGAGCAGAAGATGTGTTAACGCATAAGAGATTGCTGCGTTTGGCTCACGATCCTGCTAATCGACCGGCGATTGAAATTCGCCTTGTTCAG GtgtttttaggttttgaagGATACATGCATGAAATTACCTTTTCAACTGATGACAAGCCAAAACTCCTGAGTCAG CTGACTTCCTTAGTTGCTGACATTGGGTTGAACATCCAAGAAGCGCACGCATTTTCGACAGTTGATGGCTACTCCTTAGATGTATTTGTTGTTGATGGTTGGCCATATGAG GAAACGGAGCAGCTCAGAGATGCGTTGGCAAAGGAAGTTTCCAAGATTGAG GATCGCGAGCAATTTAGGATCAAATACGATACTAATCATGTTGCAATACCCAATGACGGGACTGATGTGTGGGAAATTGATCctaaatatttgaagtttgagAACAAAGTTGCCTCTGGATCCTATGGTGATCT GTACAAAGGTACATACTGTAGTCAGGAAGTGGCTATCAAAATTCTCAAGCCTGAGCGATTAAATTCAGACTTGCAGAAAGAATTCGCCCAAGAAGTTTACATAATGAG GAAAGTTCGACATAAGAATGTCGTACAATTTATCGGTGCATGCACCAAGCCTCCAAGTTTGTGCATTGTAACAG AATTCATGCACGGAGGAAGTGTCTATGACTACCTACACAAGCAGGGGGGTGTTTTTAAGCTGCCAAATTTACTTAAAGTAGCAATAGATGTTTCTAAAGGAATGGATTACTTGcaccaaaataatataattcataGGGATTTGAAGGCTGCAAATCTTCTCTTGGATGAAAATGAA GTAGTCAAGGTTGCTGATTTTGGTGTTGCCAGAGTGAAAGCTCAGACTGGAATCATGACTGCGGAAACTGGGACCTATAGATGGATGGCTCCCGAG GTCATTGAGCACAAGCCGTATGACCATAAGGCTGACGTATTTAGTTTTGGGATCGTGTTATGGGAGTTGTTAACTGGAAAG ATTCCATATGAATACTTAACCCCTTTACAAGCAGCTGTTGGAGTGGTTCAAAAG GGTCTACGGCCTACCATACCCAAGAATACTCAACCAAAGCTTGCCGAACTGCTAGAAAAATGCTGGCAACAGGATCCAGCTCTAAGGCCTGACTTCTCAGAGATTATTGAGATCCTGCAACAAATAGCAAAAGAG TTTGGGGATTCTGGTGAATTGCGCAAGGAGAAATCGTCTGGCCGATTTCTATCTGTGCTCAGGAGGAAGTAA